A stretch of the Bacteroidota bacterium genome encodes the following:
- a CDS encoding TIGR02757 family protein → MSNLKERLEFHYKAFGRDRLSPDPLEIPHRFTSPQDIELAAFFAAKFAYGSVDQIIKNVNRLLELLDDSPAVVLKDSVHLEERVEGFYYRFYSSQDVATLLLGIQHFISKYGGTGLKPLFMEGFNGNGSLKEGIQHFSSSFIDFAEKSGRLTRGFRHFFPEPDRGSACKRMNLFLRWMVREDELDFGFWKEIGKENLIIPLDLHIARISKELGLTKRNDSSWKTAAEITDRLREFDSDDPVKYDFALCHISMRKLKF, encoded by the coding sequence TTGTCGAACCTTAAAGAAAGACTTGAATTTCATTATAAAGCATTCGGGCGGGATAGGCTCTCGCCCGACCCGCTGGAGATTCCCCACCGGTTTACTTCACCTCAGGACATTGAGCTCGCCGCTTTTTTTGCCGCGAAATTCGCGTATGGTTCGGTCGATCAAATCATTAAAAATGTAAACCGGTTGCTTGAACTTCTGGATGATTCTCCGGCTGTTGTGTTAAAGGATTCGGTGCATCTTGAGGAGAGAGTCGAGGGATTTTATTACAGGTTTTATTCGTCACAGGATGTCGCAACACTTCTGCTGGGAATTCAGCATTTTATTTCAAAATATGGCGGAACGGGGTTAAAACCTCTGTTTATGGAGGGATTTAACGGGAATGGCAGCCTGAAAGAGGGAATTCAGCACTTCAGCAGTTCGTTTATTGATTTTGCAGAGAAGTCGGGAAGACTGACGAGAGGATTTCGCCATTTCTTTCCTGAACCTGACAGAGGAAGTGCCTGCAAGCGAATGAACTTGTTCTTAAGGTGGATGGTTCGGGAGGACGAACTCGATTTCGGCTTCTGGAAAGAGATTGGGAAAGAGAATCTGATAATTCCGCTCGATTTACACATCGCAAGAATCAGCAAGGAACTCGGACTCACGAAGAGAAATGATTCATCATGGAAGACAGCGGCAGAAATCACAGACCGTCTCAGGGAATTCGATTCTGATGACCCCGTAAAATATGACTTCGCCTTGTGTCACATCAGTATGAGGAAGCTAAAGTTCTGA
- a CDS encoding N-acetylmuramoyl-L-alanine amidase translates to MKRKIKHLNEGEFIREVYPKSQIVLHGTASSSAAGVGDWWNLQKGAIATAFAIDKGGEVIELFPACYWAYHTGNGSAYDARNIGIEIANEGYLKEINGKFHWNAGSGWQEYTGEVSDFKSTWRGFRYFAGFTEAQYEATAKLCADLCCFFDIKPSVQDSFEYSPSYLAYKGIVKHCNLYSGKLDVTPAFDLNKFKTLLNKYL, encoded by the coding sequence ATGAAACGAAAAATAAAACACCTGAACGAAGGGGAATTCATAAGGGAAGTATATCCGAAGTCACAGATTGTCCTTCACGGGACGGCGTCTTCTTCTGCGGCGGGGGTTGGTGACTGGTGGAATTTGCAGAAAGGAGCTATTGCCACGGCTTTTGCAATCGATAAAGGGGGTGAGGTAATCGAACTTTTCCCTGCCTGTTACTGGGCATATCACACCGGAAACGGATCGGCATACGATGCCCGCAACATTGGAATTGAGATAGCAAATGAAGGCTATCTGAAGGAGATCAACGGCAAATTTCATTGGAATGCGGGCTCGGGCTGGCAGGAATATACGGGTGAAGTCTCTGACTTTAAATCCACATGGCGGGGGTTTCGATACTTTGCCGGATTTACTGAAGCTCAATATGAAGCAACTGCAAAACTTTGTGCTGATCTTTGCTGTTTTTTTGATATAAAACCATCGGTACAGGACAGTTTTGAATATTCGCCTTCGTATCTTGCATATAAAGGAATAGTAAAACATTGCAATCTTTATTCAGGCAAGCTCGATGTTACGCCGGCATTCGATCTCAATAAATTTAAAACTCTGTTAAATAAATATCTGTAA